A segment of the Sphingobacterium oryzagri genome:
TTTTTTGTGGGCGCCGACAACGGTATTTTCAGCATTATACTGGGTGATAAAAATCCACAAGAACTTTTTGAGATCGATATCATGCAGGATCTTCGCTACCTGCATTTTCCCCTTGCCGATATTCTCACCAAAGCAGCTTGCCACATCGCCAAAGGCGGCGATCTCGCGGCCATCGGGCAGCCTATCGAGCGGCCGCTTAAAAAAGTAATGATCCAGCCATTGGTAGACAACAACAGCATCAAAGGCCACGTGTCGTATATCGATGCCTTTGGAAACGTAATCAGTAACATCAGCAAAGAACTGTTTAACGATGTGCAACGCGGCCGAAGCTTCCGGCTACACTTTAAACGCAACGAGACGATCACTCGCCTGAGCTGGCATTACAATGAAGTGCCCGAAGGTGAAAAACTATGCTTATTTGGTATCAGCAACTTTTTGGAAATTGCGATTAATAAAGGACATGCCAGTCGCTTATTGGGGCTGCAGCAGGATGAAATCATCATGATCGAATTTTTGGATAAATAATTTTTTTAATCTTTTTCAAATCAAACCAGTCGAAAACTGGTGTATATGCAAACAGTTAAAGAAAGCACATGAAAAAAAAGCAAGCGTTTTTTCTTATTATTTGGAGCCTCTTCGTGTGCATAGCCACGGTGCAAGCACAAACGATCGCCAATAGTGATTCTCTGAATTACGAACAACAACGCACACGCGTCAACAACCTGCTCGAAGAGCGTAGCAAAAGGTTTGGCGAGTTTGACCAAAGCCTGCAAAAAAAGACGGGCATATTCGGCATCTTTAAAACCAAGTCTGATATGCAGAAGTCGATAGACATCCTGAAGCAAGTCGTCATCGCAGATAACAACATTTTTGTGGAAACCAAGCGCTTGCTGGATATCAAAGATTACGAAAGCGATAAACATGCCGCTCTGGCCAAAGAATACGATAAGCAAGTATCTGCTTACATGAAAACCATCACCAAGCTACAAGATCAAAATGAGCAACTCCGTTTACAAGTGAGCACGCTCGATGGAAGTGACCAGCAAAACAACTTTTTCGTCTATCTCTTAATCGGCATCGTTATCTTACTTTCCGTACTTCTATATCAGCGGTATAGAAAAGATAAGGACAAAAATTTGACGAAAGACTGATAAGGCGCCATGATTAATAGTGTATTTTTGCTGGCAAAATTCACGTAAAAGGATGGCTAGAGCGCGATTGAACAGTGGTAATACACAGTCCGAAGATTTACCTAAACCCAAGCTTAACAAAGAGTTACTAAAAAAAGCATTGAAAATATTTTCTTACCTGCGGCCTTACCGTGGTAAGTTTATTTTTGGGATGATTTTTTTGACGCTTTCCAGCTTAACGATGCTCACCTTCCCGGCGCTATTGGGCGCGATGATAGATGCTGCACAGGGTCGGCAAACCTACTCTTGGCTACCTGCCAGTGTGTTACAGATCGGCGCCATCTCCATGGCGATCTTGCTTTTTCAATCGCTGGTATCTTTCGGTCGTATTCGTTTATTCGTGGAAATCGCGGAGAAAGCATTGGCAAACATCCGTAAAGATACCTATCACAAACTGATCACGCTCCCGATTGAGTTTTTTTCCAACAGAAGAGTCGGCGAGTTAAACAGCCGCTTGTCGGCAGACTTAGCACAAATTCAGGATACCCTGACCACCACACTTGCCGAAGTCCTTCGCCAAAGCATTAGTTTAGCATTTGGCGTTTGCCTATTGGTGTTTGTATCGCCGAAGTTAGCGTTGATGAACCTTTGCATTTTACCACTTATCGTGATCACGGCGATCATCTTTGGGCGCTTTATCCGCAATCTTTCCCGTCAGGCGCAAGATCAACTTGCAGATTCCAACAGCATCGTGCAGGAAACGCTATTAGGTATCAGCAATGTCAAGGCGTTTGTCAACGAATACTACGAAACAAACCGCTACGCAACCAAATTAAACAGCGTTGTAGGTTTGGCCGTAAAAGGCGCCACCTATCGCGGTATTTTTGCCTCGTTTATCATCTTCTGCATTTTTGGTGCTGTTATCGCCGTTATTTGGTATGGCGCCTCGTTGGTAGCTAGGCATGAGATTACGGTAGGCGATTTAACGACCTATATTCTCTATTCCATGTTTGTCGCCGGATCGATGGGCAGCTTTCCAGAGCTCTACGCGAATATTCAGCGATCACTTGGCGCGAGCGAAAGGGTGTTGGAAATACTAGACGAAGAGAAAGAAAATATTGTGATCTCCGAGCACAATAAAGAGGTGCAGCAAAAGATTCATGGATCGCTTACCTTCGATCATGTGGGCTTCACCTATCCTTCCCGCATCGATATCCCGATTTTGAAAGATATTTCCTTCCATGTAGATGCCGGTAAAAAATTAGCCTTGGTCGGCCCAAGTGGAACAGGTAAGTCTACCATCGCCGCGTTGATCCTGCAATTTTATAAGCCAAGTGCAGGAAGTATTGCCTACGACGGGAAGGACAGCGCAGACTTTTCGCTAACAGATATTCGTAATCAGGTAGCTATTGTGCCGCAAGATGTGTTGCTATTTGGCGGAACTATTCGCGAAAATATCGGTTACGGCCGTCTCGATGCAGACGCCGAAGACATTATTGAAGCGGCAAAAAGAGCCAATGCACATGATTTTATTATGGCCTTTCCGCAAGCTTATGACACCCTGGTGGGCGAACGCGGCGTGAAACTATCCGGCGGACAGCGCCAACGGATTGCTATTGCACGGGCTCTACTAAAAGATCCGGCGATACTCATTCTGGACGAAGCAACATCGTCGCTAGACTCCGAGTCTGAACGTCTCGTGCAGCTCGCGCTGGAAGAGCTGATGCGTGACAGGACGTCGGTGATCATCGCGCACCGGCTTAGTACAATAAAAAACGCGGATCAAATTGTCGTCATTGAAAATGGACAAGTTTCCGAAATAGGCAACCACGTGGAACTTATGAGCAAAGGAAGCGGCCTCTATCACCACCTCTATTCGCTGCAGTCTGCTCAACGCATTATCAGTTAATTTCTGTTAAATCCATTTTTGCAAAAACCTTTTCGGGAGTCCCTTGTTTATCTATACAAAGTAGGTTATAGAAAATATTAAAAGGATAAATCATGGAAAATAAGAATGGATTAGTTGCATTCGCACTTTTAGGTTTAGCTGTAGGAACAGCAGCTTACTATTTATTAGGGACTGAAGATGGAAAACGTCAGTTAGACCGCGCTAATGAAGGAGTAAAAAGCTTAACAAACTCTATTAAAGATCTTTCTAAAAAAGAAGCTAAACGCGCTGCTAAGTTAGCGAAATCAGCTAAAGCAGATCTAGAGAACTTAAAAGACAAAGCGAAAGAAGCAGGCAAACATGCATTAGATAATGCATCGGAAAAAGCACAACAATGGGCAAACAAGGCATCTGATGCGGCAAATGGTGTAAGCCATAAAGCAGAGGATGTGATTGCTGACGCAAAATCAGAAATCAACAAAGCGTAGACTTAAATTTGGAGTGCATCGTTTTTCAAGGTGAAGTATTCGTATCTTTGCCATGTCAATGAATACACTCCAACAAGTCAAAGCATTAGTCTATAAAGATATTGTTCTTGAATGGCGCTCTAAGTATGCCATTAACGGTATCTTACTTTACGTCGTATCTACAGTATTTGTTTGCTATCAAGCATTTAAATCTGTAGATACGCTCGTTTGGAACGCTTTGTTCTGGATTATCCTGCTCTTTGCCAGCGTCAACGCCATCAGTCGCTCTTTTGTGCAGGAAAGCGTAAACCGCCAACTGTATTATTACACCTTAGTCAGCCCAAAAGCAGTCATACTTTCAAAAATAGTGTACAACACCTTGCTTATGGTGTTGCTCTCCGCTATCGCTTACCTTGCGTATTCAGTCACCTTTAAAAATACGGTCGGCGATCCGTTATTGTACACCGTCGCTGTGCTGCTGGGCAGTGTTAGCTTTGCCTCTGTATTTACGATGGTATCGGGCATAAGTGCGAAAGCGGGCAATAACAGCACCTTAATGGCGGTACTCAGTTTTCCCGTCGTCATACCTTTGCTTATCGTCTTGATTAAGCTCTCTCAAAATGCGCTCACGGGCTTGGATCGCGCAATCAGTAGCGGCGAAATACTCGTCCTTTTGGCAATTAATGTAATTACGATTACAATTTCTTTGTTGTTATTTCCTTACCTTTGGCGTGATTAATTTTACAATTTTTCGGACATGAGAAAATCTTGGTGGAAAATATTGGGGCTCGTGATGGTTGCTGCGGCAATTGTAGCAGGGTTGCTTGGTCCGGTACCGGTATTGCCTATCTTACACGAAACCATACGAAATGTGTACTTTCACGTGCCGATGTGGTTTACCATGCTTACGCTTTATTTGATTTCAGTTATTTACAGCATCAAATATTTAGGTTCTGGAAAAACCGAGCACGATTTATTTGCTGTTGAAGCCGTCAATACCGGCATCATATTTTGCAGCATGGGTTTGTTGACAGGCATGCTTTGGGCAAACATCACCTGGGGTGAGCCGTGGCCCAATGATCCTAAACTCAATGGATCGGCTATAGCCACGCTGATGTATCTGGCCTATCTCGTACTGCGCAACGCGTTGGAAGAAGAGCAGAAACGCGCAAAAATATCCGCGATTTATAATATTTTCGCGTTTCCTGTGATGGTCGTCTTGTTATACATCTTGCCTAAACTAACCGACTCGTTGCATCCCGGAAGTGGCGGCAACAGCACGTTTGGCGATCTTGACATGAATAGCCAAATGCGACCTATATTTTACACATCCGTTATCGGCTGGATACTGATCGGCGTATGGGTCTTCACCCTTCGTTATCGCGTGCGTATAGTCGAAAACAAAAGAAACCAGCTTGATTAGTTTCCAGATTATCGCACGTTAACCACAGCTTGACTTTAATATTTAAAATAATGAAGAATATAATTGCAGTAGTTTTTTTTCTCCTATCAAGCGTCAGCCTATTTGCGCAAAGCGAGATTGACATGGCCACAGGCCTGAGAAGCTCTGGAAAGATCTACGTTGTTGTATTGGTGTTATTGACCATCTTTGCCGTTTTGGGCGTCTTTCTATTTTTGTTGGACAGACGGATTAAAAAACTGGAAAAATAACCTCGACAAACATCCCATAGCCTATGATTATTCAGCAACATCGAAAGTTTACACCCTTCAATATTGTATCGGTTTCGATTGTTGGACTAGCGCTTTGTCTAGGCGTCTTTCTTCATCTACCAGATAAGATTACGCCCATACTGTTTGAACCCGCGATTAATAATCTTATTGGTATTGCACTTGGCGACAACCTGCGGCCGGCCGAAAATGTGTTTATCACCCTACTGCTGACCTTGCTGCAAGCTTTTTTCCTGAATCGCATCATTAGCCATTTTAATTTCCTGGGCAAACCCAATTTTTTGACGGCTTTAATGTACATGACCTTAGTCAGTTTGTGTGCGCCTTTTCTGGTGTTGTCGCCCCCACTTATCTGTAATTTTATCGCCATATGGATGTTAGGCAAATTGTTCAACATCTACAAACAAAATGATGTCAAGGGCTTAATGTACGATCTGGGCATGATTGTCGCTGCCGGAAGCCTCATTTATTTTCCGTTTATGGTCATGATGATCCTGCTGTGGATCAGCCTTATCGTATTCCGGCCGTTCAATTGGCGCGAATGGATGACGCCGTTACTCGGCTTTTCAACCATCTATTTCCTTTTGGGCGTTGTCTATTACTGGACCGGAAGGCTGAATGACTTCTTTGCTATCTTCGAACCATTGGGCTATGCTTTCCCGACCGAGCTTTCTTTAAATGTATACGATTACCTCGTTATCGTACCGATCGTCATTGCCCTGCTCTTCTTTTTGGTGGTGTTAAAAGATCAATTTTTTAAAAGTGTGGTGCATATCAGAAAAGCATTTCAACTGTTGTTTTTCATGGTATTACTCACCTTGAGTTCTTTTTACCTGAACGAGCATATTACGATTAACCACTTTTTGCTGTGCGCACCGCCGATAGCCATTTACCTGGCTTATTACTTCACGCACTCCAAATCAAAGTGGATTTATGAAACACTATATTTAATTATTATCGCCAGCATAGTCTATTTTCAGTTCTTTTAAGCGCGACAGGATAATCCACTAGGACTTAACCGATTAACCTTTTTTAACAAATAGAACTAACGGAATAATTAAAAATTAAATAGTTTTGTATCAAATTTAGACAGCGCAATCATTTTAGCAACATGTTCAAATTAGAGGCCCAGCACAATGAACGCCTAAAAAAATAACTAGTGAAAGCTGGATTTTGCTAAAATGCAACACATACACATATGCACAGAGATTCAATAGGAAGTATTACTAAAATAGCACTACAATTGTTGTTGGGCTTAAGTTTGTTAGTTGGACAAAAAAGTTATGCTCAACGATCAACATCTGCCTCTCCCTACTCTCAGTTTGGCATCGGCCAAATGCGGGAGGATCTGCTTCCACAAACACGCGCAATGGGTGGTATCTCTACCGGTGTAAAATATTTAAACGGTCTTCCGACATTAAATATTGCCAATCCGGCTTCGCTTTCAGGATTGAACAGAACGATTTTGGAGGCAGGATTGTATGGTAATTATACGCAGTTAACTAAAGGACAAACGTCTGACCAAACCGCAGATTTCGCTTTCAGTCACCTCGCAATTGCCGTTCCGTTATCAAAATACGGCGGATTGGCTTTTGGTTTGCTTCCTTATTCGGATGTTGGCTATTCCTCTAGCCAGGCAGGCTCCATTGATACCGCTAGCTACCGCAAATCGTTTTCTGGCGAAGGCGGTATAAATAAAGCTTTTTTAGGTTATGGTGTCTCGCCGTTTAAAGGATTAAGTATTGGTGCCAATGTCGGGTTTCTATTCGGAAACTTGTATGATATTGAACGGACTGAATTTCCATTTATTTTACAAGCTTTCCACACACAAAGTACGCTCACGAGGAATATTCGTGGCGTAACGGTAGACTATGGTTTGCAGTACACAAAAAACTTAGGAAACAAATTAAATCTGACGCTAGGTTACAGCGGGTCGCTAAACAATACCATCAATGCAAGAACCGAGCGTATGATCACGAATTTCGCACCGAGTGCACAAGAAGATTTTACCTCGCCGCCACAAGATACAACCAACATCGAGTCGCTCGGCACGCGTAAATTAAACTTACCGCTTAAACATAACTTTGGTTTCACGCTATCAAAGGGTTACAACTGGATGATCGGTGCAGATTTCAAATATGCGGATTGGACAAATTTTCAGAATACAGACAACCAGGCAAGGCTAGGAAAAGGTTACGGATTTGCCATCGGCGGTCAGATCAAGCCCGATCCAACATCTGTACGTTATATCAATCAAGTGGATTACCGGTTAGGTTTCCGTTACAACAAAACGCCGTTGGTTTACCGTAATCAACAGGTGAACGACATGGCCGTCACGTTCGGTTTCGGATTTCCATTGCCAGAAACCAACTTCGGCAGAACATTTTCGCAGATCAATGTCTCCGCCGAATTGGGACAACAAGGCGGCTTGACAAATAACCTGATTCGTGAACGTTACATCAACATCAACTTTGGCTTTACGATCAATGATTCCTGGTTTATGCGTCGGAGTTTAGATTAACGATGGTTCGATCGCTCAAAAATATAACGCAAATACTGCCCCTATCAATTGGACTATTGATGGGGGCAAGCGCTTTTACAGCCTGTGAAAACGATTTGCGCGATGTAGAGAAAATTGCCAATATTCAGCAGGAAGAAAACGTAAATACTTCAAAAGATGTAGTCGTAACGTATAGCGACTCGGCCTTGGTAAAAGCAGAGCTTACATCGCCCGAGTTGCGCGAATACCCGGACAGCATCGGTATGTACGAATTTAGAAAAGGCGTGTTGATTCGCTTTTTTGACGAAAAAGGAAACGAGTCGCAGCGTATTAAGTCAGATTACGCCACGCAAAGAGCAAACGAAGGCATAACCGAATTTCGGAAGAACGTGGTCGTTAATATGGCCAACGGATCAGTCATAAAGACCGAAGAACTCTTCTTTGACGAG
Coding sequences within it:
- the ccsA gene encoding cytochrome c biogenesis protein; its protein translation is MRKSWWKILGLVMVAAAIVAGLLGPVPVLPILHETIRNVYFHVPMWFTMLTLYLISVIYSIKYLGSGKTEHDLFAVEAVNTGIIFCSMGLLTGMLWANITWGEPWPNDPKLNGSAIATLMYLAYLVLRNALEEEQKRAKISAIYNIFAFPVMVVLLYILPKLTDSLHPGSGGNSTFGDLDMNSQMRPIFYTSVIGWILIGVWVFTLRYRVRIVENKRNQLD
- the lptC gene encoding LPS export ABC transporter periplasmic protein LptC, which gives rise to MGASAFTACENDLRDVEKIANIQQEENVNTSKDVVVTYSDSALVKAELTSPELREYPDSIGMYEFRKGVLIRFFDEKGNESQRIKSDYATQRANEGITEFRKNVVVNMANGSVIKTEELFFDEKKNIYYNTVPIVFDLKDGRGSFQATSFISDTNFKKIDGQNMTGYYLPSGEQQLPSFGR
- a CDS encoding heme exporter protein CcmB yields the protein MNTLQQVKALVYKDIVLEWRSKYAINGILLYVVSTVFVCYQAFKSVDTLVWNALFWIILLFASVNAISRSFVQESVNRQLYYYTLVSPKAVILSKIVYNTLLMVLLSAIAYLAYSVTFKNTVGDPLLYTVAVLLGSVSFASVFTMVSGISAKAGNNSTLMAVLSFPVVIPLLIVLIKLSQNALTGLDRAISSGEILVLLAINVITITISLLLFPYLWRD
- a CDS encoding ABC transporter ATP-binding protein, translating into MARARLNSGNTQSEDLPKPKLNKELLKKALKIFSYLRPYRGKFIFGMIFLTLSSLTMLTFPALLGAMIDAAQGRQTYSWLPASVLQIGAISMAILLFQSLVSFGRIRLFVEIAEKALANIRKDTYHKLITLPIEFFSNRRVGELNSRLSADLAQIQDTLTTTLAEVLRQSISLAFGVCLLVFVSPKLALMNLCILPLIVITAIIFGRFIRNLSRQAQDQLADSNSIVQETLLGISNVKAFVNEYYETNRYATKLNSVVGLAVKGATYRGIFASFIIFCIFGAVIAVIWYGASLVARHEITVGDLTTYILYSMFVAGSMGSFPELYANIQRSLGASERVLEILDEEKENIVISEHNKEVQQKIHGSLTFDHVGFTYPSRIDIPILKDISFHVDAGKKLALVGPSGTGKSTIAALILQFYKPSAGSIAYDGKDSADFSLTDIRNQVAIVPQDVLLFGGTIRENIGYGRLDADAEDIIEAAKRANAHDFIMAFPQAYDTLVGERGVKLSGGQRQRIAIARALLKDPAILILDEATSSLDSESERLVQLALEELMRDRTSVIIAHRLSTIKNADQIVVIENGQVSEIGNHVELMSKGSGLYHHLYSLQSAQRIIS
- a CDS encoding DUF6427 family protein codes for the protein MIIQQHRKFTPFNIVSVSIVGLALCLGVFLHLPDKITPILFEPAINNLIGIALGDNLRPAENVFITLLLTLLQAFFLNRIISHFNFLGKPNFLTALMYMTLVSLCAPFLVLSPPLICNFIAIWMLGKLFNIYKQNDVKGLMYDLGMIVAAGSLIYFPFMVMMILLWISLIVFRPFNWREWMTPLLGFSTIYFLLGVVYYWTGRLNDFFAIFEPLGYAFPTELSLNVYDYLVIVPIVIALLFFLVVLKDQFFKSVVHIRKAFQLLFFMVLLTLSSFYLNEHITINHFLLCAPPIAIYLAYYFTHSKSKWIYETLYLIIIASIVYFQFF
- a CDS encoding SAM hydrolase/SAM-dependent halogenase family protein, whose protein sequence is MGVITLTTDLGHRDFYQAALKGSIISQLPDVRLVDITHEIPSFDIQRAAVVLRNAFHYFPAGTVHLIGIDTVFQEGSHYTMMKFENHFFVGADNGIFSIILGDKNPQELFEIDIMQDLRYLHFPLADILTKAACHIAKGGDLAAIGQPIERPLKKVMIQPLVDNNSIKGHVSYIDAFGNVISNISKELFNDVQRGRSFRLHFKRNETITRLSWHYNEVPEGEKLCLFGISNFLEIAINKGHASRLLGLQQDEIIMIEFLDK
- a CDS encoding CcmD family protein; amino-acid sequence: MKNIIAVVFFLLSSVSLFAQSEIDMATGLRSSGKIYVVVLVLLTIFAVLGVFLFLLDRRIKKLEK